The following proteins are encoded in a genomic region of Candidatus Palauibacter australiensis:
- a CDS encoding ABC transporter ATP-binding protein, with amino-acid sequence MNESDGRANVQLDGVTLRFGGVTALENVCLDIRGGELLALIGPNGAGKTSVLNCISGLYRPTEGTIALRDGEGGSHALHRLHPHRIARLGVARTFQSIELFKHMTALDNIMLGRHVHMRGGVLSGGLFWGLQRRREIRHRVRVEEVIDFLNLEPVRHAIVGNLPYGQQKLVELGRALALDPEILLLDEPMAGMNSEEKESMARFILDVHEEWGATPVVIDHDMDVIMDISERVVVLEFGQVIAEGPPAEIRADPRVIEAYLGHGETAPGAAS; translated from the coding sequence ATGAACGAGTCCGACGGCCGAGCCAACGTGCAACTGGACGGCGTCACCCTCCGCTTCGGAGGCGTGACGGCGCTCGAGAACGTGTGCCTCGACATCCGCGGCGGCGAACTCCTCGCGCTCATCGGCCCCAACGGGGCGGGCAAGACGAGCGTGCTCAACTGCATTTCCGGCCTCTACCGCCCCACCGAGGGCACCATCGCGCTGCGGGACGGGGAGGGCGGGTCGCATGCGCTCCACCGCCTCCACCCGCACCGGATCGCCCGGCTCGGCGTCGCGCGCACCTTCCAGAGCATCGAACTCTTCAAGCACATGACCGCGCTCGACAACATCATGCTGGGCCGCCACGTCCACATGCGGGGCGGGGTCCTCTCGGGCGGGCTCTTCTGGGGTCTCCAGCGGCGCCGCGAAATCCGGCACCGGGTGCGGGTCGAGGAGGTGATCGACTTCCTCAACCTGGAACCGGTCCGCCACGCCATCGTCGGCAACCTCCCCTACGGACAGCAGAAGCTCGTCGAACTCGGCCGTGCCCTGGCGCTCGATCCCGAGATCCTGCTCCTCGACGAACCGATGGCCGGCATGAACTCCGAGGAGAAGGAGTCGATGGCGCGCTTCATCCTCGACGTGCACGAGGAATGGGGTGCGACGCCGGTCGTCATCGATCACGACATGGACGTGATCATGGACATCTCCGAGCGCGTGGTCGTGCTCGAGTTCGGGCAGGTCATCGCCGAAGGCCCACCCGCCGAGATCCGCGCCGACCCGCGCGTGATCGAGGCGTACCTGGGCCACGGGGAAACGGCGCCCGGAGCAGCCTCGTGA